The Anaerolineae bacterium genome includes the window AGGCGGCCAGTTTGTGCGCCTCGTCCACGATCACCAGGTCCCACCGGGTCTCGGCCAGCGCGGCCAGGATTTCCTCCTGCTTGGCGAAGTCCATCGAGGTGATGATCCAGGGCTGTTCCTGCCAGACGTTGCGGCCCCAGGTGGCGCCGACGACGGCCCGGTCCACGACGGTGAAGGTCTCGCCGAAGCGCTCCTTCAGTTCCCGGAGCCACTGGTCCTTGAGGTGGCCGGGGACGACGACGAGGGCACGGCGGACAAGCCCCCGGGCCTTGAGTTCTTTGAGCAGGAGGCCGGCCATAATGGTCTTTCCGGCGCCGGGGTCGTCGGCCAGGAGGAAGCGGACGCGGGGCTGGCGGAGGATGTGGCCGTAGACGGCGTCTATCTGGTGGGGGAGGGGGTCCACCTGGGAGATGTGGACGGCCAGGAGGGGGTCAAACTGGTGGGCCAGGCGGATGCGGTGGGACTCCAGGGCCAGGAAGAAGGATTCGGCGCTGCCGGTGAAGGTGCGGGCCTCCTGGGGGGCGGCGCGGATATGGGCCAGGTCGGCGGGTTGGAGGGTGTGGTCGTAGTAGCGGCGGGAGCGGAGGCCGACGGCCTCAATGCGCAGCCCCCGCCCGACGGGATGGACGGCGAGCACCCGCAGCGGCTCGCCCCAGAAAGGGCCCTCTATGGTCTTCCCTGGGGAAAGGGATGAAATGTCCATCTTATCTCCCCTTGCCTCTCTTTGATGTATTATAATCCTATGAGTTATAATCCTATGAGCTGGTGTGCGCGCTGGAACGCTATGGGTAGGGAAGGCCTCGCTTGAGAGCTTGTAGCGCGTGGGCTGCGAGGTGATGCTTGAGAGCGCCCTGTTGAGAGCGCTCTGGACGATCTGACCGCCGTCCCATCCGAGCGCCCCATCGTCTTCCTGTGGCCCGGGCCAGGCTGGTACTACGAAGAGCGAGACGGTCAGGTGGCCCACCGGCTTATACAGCTTATGGTCAGACGAACTCTTGTGGTAGAATGGGGACTAAGGATGCCTTTCCTATTTTCTTCGTCCGGGGCCAGAGAGACATCGGAGTTAAGGGAGCGCTATGACCATCGATGAGGCCCTGCACCGATTCTTGGCTGACCTGGCGCTGGGCCAGTCTCGAAAGACGGTGCGCACCTATGCCGGCGCCCTCAATCGCTTCTGCGAATACCTGTCTCAAATCCCCCTTTCCCCCTCAACGGAGCCGGCCGCCCGGTTGACAGCGGATCACGCAATTGACTTCGTCCACTGGCTAAGCGGCGAGCATTTCCGTGACCATCCGATGTCCAAGGCCACCCTGCGCACCTATCTGGCTGCTCTCTCCCGCTTCTATGCGTACTTGATCCGCGAGAAGCTGGCCTCCATCCCAGCCGACGAGTATGAGCGGTTGAGAAAAGCTTATCACGACTTCCGTCGCGGTGGATACCGTCGGCTGCCCAGGCCAGCTGCGCCGGAGATCATCCAGCGGTTGATTCAGACAGCTCGCTCCATCCCCTCACGGCCCGATAACCGTCCTTACGAGTTGCGCCGACTGCGCAATATCGCCATCCTGGAGAGCTTGCGCTGTACTGGGGCACGGGTAGGCGAGCTGGTAGCGCTGCGGCGCGGCGATCTCGACTACCGAAACCAATCGGCTCGGGTGGTTGGCAAGGGCGACCGGGAGCGGATTGTTTACTTTGACGACGCGGCCTGGCAGGCCGTCCAGGCCTATCTGAACGCTCGCCAGGATAGCGCCAGGGGCCATACACTGCATGAGCTACCCCTCTTTGCCCGCCACGACCGTGCCGCAGGACGTCGGGTATTGCCGCTCTCCACCAATACTGTGCGCCAGGTCTTTGAGGATTGCCTGAGGTTGGCCGGGATCGAACAGCCGCTCACCCCTCACACTCTTCGCCACACGTTTGCGACCCTCGCCCTAGAGGTAACTGGGGATCTGGCCGTGGTCCAGGATCTGCTAGGTCATGCCTCGCCCGCAACGACGCGAGTGTACGCTAAGGTGAGCGCCCGTCGGCTTCGCGAGGCCCACCGGCAGATCTTCAGCGTTCGGGATCAGAGCGCTCAGTCAGAAGAGGACCTTCCGAGGGCCTAGATCCCTTCAACAAGATAGAGGGCTTTTTGACAGCCTTCCCGTAGACATGTATAGTCCTTCCCAGGAGAGAACCTGTGCGGGATCACCTAGAAGTCCTGAAATCCTGCTTGGAACGGGAAAAGGTACTACCTATGGCATTCGCTCGCCGACTAGCCCCAATGGCCGGATTTCGCAATATCCTGGCTCATGAGTATCTGGCGATAGACTGGGACCTGGTATATAAGCACCTCCAGGGGTTGGATGATTTCTACCAATTCGCTCACTACATCCGGGAGTGGTTGAGAGGGCAATTCGAGCGTTCTAGCCCGTCTTAAGGGGTGCAACAGCGATACACCCCATCACGTACTTGGTACTTCGCACTGAAATGCATATAATAGCCGGATGGCGTTATGGCCAGGTCTTTATAGCACGCTGTTGATCTTTCTCCTTGGGAGGTGATCTTCATGCGTTGGAAATGGGTGATTCCTTGGCTCGCTGTTGCTGTTCTGCTGGGGGGCCAGACATCGGCTTTGGTTCTGGCGCAGGAACCCCAGCCACAGCCGATTTCTCCACAAACTCTATCCTTGTTCACGAACTATCCGTCTCAGGTGGTGCAACTGGGCGAGACGGTTACCCTAGGCCTCACGTTGCGCACTACTGGGGCATCCCCGCTGATCGTGCGCTTGGAAACGCGTGACGTCCCCGAGGGCTGGACCGTCACCTTTCGAGGCGGCGGTCGGATCGTCCAGTCTGCTTATGTCGAGCCAGGTAAGGATACCTCGGTGGATCTCAGAGTCGAACAGCCACAGGGGGTGACGGCCGGGACCTACCGCTTGGTGGTCGTCGCTCGCAGTCAGAATCCGAGCCTAGAGGCGACACTGCCCATCGAGCTCACCGTCAGGGAGAAGCTGCCGCCCAAGCTCAGCCTCAGCGTGGATCTTCCTACCATTAAAGGCTCACCCACTACCACTTTCCGCTGGGATACCACGCTGAAGAACGATGGTGACGAGGACCTGACGGTCAATCTAGACAGCCAGGCGCCCGCTGGCTTTCGCGTGATCTTCAAGCTCTCAGGCCAGGAGGTGACCAGCCTGCCCTTGAAGGCGCGCGAGTCGAAGCGCATCAGCATCGAGGCAGATCCCTTGGGCGAAGCGGCGGCTGGGCAGTATCCGTTTACAATCCGAGCCCTTGGCGGCGAGGCAGAGGCCTCGCTGAACCTCGCAGCTGAGGTGACAGGCCAGCCCAGCCTCACGGTGACGGCCCCCGATGGGCGGCTCTCGGGGCAAGCTTACGCGGGCCGCGAGACCCCGCTGAAGGTCATCGTGCAGAACACAGGCAGCGCGTCGGCCTATAACGTCCAGCTATCCGCCTCAGGGCCTTCTGGCTGGGCT containing:
- a CDS encoding tyrosine-type recombinase/integrase, producing the protein MTIDEALHRFLADLALGQSRKTVRTYAGALNRFCEYLSQIPLSPSTEPAARLTADHAIDFVHWLSGEHFRDHPMSKATLRTYLAALSRFYAYLIREKLASIPADEYERLRKAYHDFRRGGYRRLPRPAAPEIIQRLIQTARSIPSRPDNRPYELRRLRNIAILESLRCTGARVGELVALRRGDLDYRNQSARVVGKGDRERIVYFDDAAWQAVQAYLNARQDSARGHTLHELPLFARHDRAAGRRVLPLSTNTVRQVFEDCLRLAGIEQPLTPHTLRHTFATLALEVTGDLAVVQDLLGHASPATTRVYAKVSARRLREAHRQIFSVRDQSAQSEEDLPRA
- a CDS encoding NEW3 domain-containing protein codes for the protein MRWKWVIPWLAVAVLLGGQTSALVLAQEPQPQPISPQTLSLFTNYPSQVVQLGETVTLGLTLRTTGASPLIVRLETRDVPEGWTVTFRGGGRIVQSAYVEPGKDTSVDLRVEQPQGVTAGTYRLVVVARSQNPSLEATLPIELTVREKLPPKLSLSVDLPTIKGSPTTTFRWDTTLKNDGDEDLTVNLDSQAPAGFRVIFKLSGQEVTSLPLKARESKRISIEADPLGEAAAGQYPFTIRALGGEAEASLNLAAEVTGQPSLTVTAPDGRLSGQAYAGRETPLKVIVQNTGSASAYNVQLSASGPSGWAFTADPKEIPEIPAGQQVEATINIRPAEKAVAGDYMITVRASPEGGSSKSADFRIMVLTSTLWGIVGVALIAVAVGVVGLAVARFGRR
- a CDS encoding DEAD/DEAH box helicase — encoded protein: MDISSLSPGKTIEGPFWGEPLRVLAVHPVGRGLRIEAVGLRSRRYYDHTLQPADLAHIRAAPQEARTFTGSAESFFLALESHRIRLAHQFDPLLAVHISQVDPLPHQIDAVYGHILRQPRVRFLLADDPGAGKTIMAGLLLKELKARGLVRRALVVVPGHLKDQWLRELKERFGETFTVVDRAVVGATWGRNVWQEQPWIITSMDFAKQEEILAALAETRWDLVIVDEAHKLAA
- a CDS encoding DUF86 domain-containing protein, which encodes MRDHLEVLKSCLEREKVLPMAFARRLAPMAGFRNILAHEYLAIDWDLVYKHLQGLDDFYQFAHYIREWLRGQFERSSPS